In one window of Syngnathus scovelli strain Florida chromosome 22, RoL_Ssco_1.2, whole genome shotgun sequence DNA:
- the atp2b1a gene encoding plasma membrane calcium-transporting ATPase 1 isoform X1, producing MANNSYSGVKNSIVEANHDGDFGCTLKELRSLMELRGAEGLSKIGECYGDVHGLCSRLKTSPTDGLSGQPADIEKRKTVFGQNLIPPKKPKTFLQLVWEALQDVTLIILEVAAIISLGLSFYRPQDAEREDCGKAAGGGDDEHEAEAGWIEGAAILLSVICVVVVTAFNDWSKEKQFRGLQNRIEQEQKFTVVRGGQVIQIPVAEIVVGDVAQIKYGDLLPADGLLIQGNDLKIDESSLTGESDHVKKTHDRDLMLLSGTHVMEGSGKMVVTAVGVNSQTGIIFTLLGAAEDEDDDDDDDDEKKEKEDKKKQKKNKKQDGSIENRKKAKAQDGAAMEMQPLNSDEGADAEEKKKSTLPKKEKSVLQGKLTKLAVQIGKAGLVMSAITVIILVVLFVVDTFWIQNLPWVKACTPIYIQFFVKFFIIGVTVLVVAVPEGLPLAVTISLAYSVKKMMKDNNLVRHLDACETMGNATAICSDKTGTLTMNRMTVVQAYVAEKHYKHVPEPESIPASVLDFLILGIAVNCAYTTKIMPPEKEGGLPRQVGNKTECALLGFSTDLKRDYQTIRNEIPEEKLYKVYTFNSVRKSMSTVLKMADGSYRMFSKGASEILLKKCYKILTASGESKVFRPRDRDDMVKKVIEPMASEGLRTICLAYRDFAVKDGEPDWDNETDILSGLTCICVVGIEDPVRPEVPDAIRKCQRAGITVRMVTGDNINTARAIASKCGILQPGDDFICLEGKEFNRRIRNEKGEIEQERIDKIWPKLRVLARSSPTDKHTLVKGIIDSTVIEQRQVVAVTGDGTNDGPALKKADVGFAMGIAGTDVAKEASDIILTDDNFSSIVKAVMWGRNVYDSISKFLQFQLTVNVVAVIVAFTGACITQDSPLKAVQMLWVNLIMDTFASLALATEPPTEALLLRKPYGRNKPLISRTMMKNILGQGVYQLVIIFTLLFAGETMFDIDSGRKAPLRAPPSEHYTIVFNTFVLMQLFNEINARKIHGERNVFDGIFNNLIFCSIVFGTFIIQIVIVQFGGKPFSCVALTIDQWLWCTFLGFGSLLWGQVISSIPTSRLKFLKTAGHGTQKEEIPDEELEELDDMDEIDHAERELRRGQILWFRGLNRIQTQIRVVNAFRSSISLYEGLEKPESRSSIHNFMTHPEFRIEDSEPHIPLIDDTDAEDDAPTKRNSASPRNISPAPPSPASAAPPSGSPTLSPASPNQNNNAVESSNHLLPEATKAGETPVPGSPLHSLETSL from the exons ATGGCGAACAACTCGTACAGCGGCGTGAAGAACTCCATCGTGGAGGCCAACCACGATGGCGACTTTGGCTGCACGCTCAAAGAACTGCGCTCCCTCATGGAACTGCGAGGCGCGGAGGGCCTAAGCAAAATAGGGGAATGTTACGGAGACGTTCACGGACTCTGCAGCCGATTAAAAACCTCACCCACGGACG GTCTAAGTGGGCAGCCGGCAGACATCGAGAAACGGAAAACAGTGTTTGGGCAAAATTTGATACCGCCCAAAAAGCCCAAAACATTCTTGCAATTAGTGTGGGAGGCGCTGCAGGATGTCACGCTGATTATCCTGGAAGTGGCAGCCATAATTTCACTTGGCCTTTCTTTTTATAGACCTCAAGATGCTGAAAGAGAAG ACTGCGGGAAGGCCGCCGGCGGCGGGGACGACGAGCATGAGGCGGAGGCGGGCTGGATCGAGGGAGCTGCCATCCTGCTGTCGGTCATCTGCGTGGTGGTAGTGACGGCGTTCAACGACTGGAGCAAAGAGAAGCAGTTCCGCGGCCTCCAGAACCGCATCGAGCAAGAGCAGAAGTTCACCGTGGTCCGCGGCGGGCAGGTCATCCAGATCCCCGTTGCGGAGATTGTCGTAGGCGACGTCGCACAAATAAAATACG GGGACCTTTTGCCCGCCGATGGTCTCCTCATCCAAGGCAACGACTTGAAGATCGACGAGAGCTCGCTCACGGGCGAGTCGGACCATGTCAAGAAGACACATGATAGAGATTTAATGCTGTTATCAG GCACCCACGTGATGGAGGGCTCGGGGAAAATGGTGGTCACGGCGGTGGGCGTCAACTCTCAAACTGGAATTATTTTCACGCTGCTCGGCGCCGCCGAGGAcgaggatgacgacgacgacgatgacgacgaaaagaaggaaaaagaggacaagaagaagcagaagaaaa ACAAAAAGCAGGATGGCTCCATTGAAAACCGGAAGAAAG CAAAAGCGCAGGATGGCGCCGCCATGGAAATGCAGCCCCTGAACAGTGATGAGGGAGCCGATGCAGAAGAGAAGAAGAAATCCACTCTGCCTAAAAAAGAGAAATCTGTCCTCCAGGGCAAGCTGACCAAACTCGCCGTACAGATCGGCAAAGCGG GATTGGTGATGTCGGCCATCACCGTCATCATCCTGGTGGTGCTCTTTGTGGTCGACACCTTTTGGATCCAAAACCTCCCCTGGGTCAAGGCCTGCACGCCCATCTACATCCAGTTCTTTGTCAAATTCTTCATCATCGGCGTCACTGTGCTGGTGGTGGCCGTCCCCGAAGGCCTCCCGCTCGCCGTCACCATCTCCCTGGCGTACTCCGTCAAG AAAATGATGAAAGACAACAACCTGGTGCGTCACCTGGATGCCTGCGAGACAATGGGGAACGCCACGGCCATCTGCTCAGACAAGACGGGGACACTCACCATGAACCGCATGACGGTGGTGCAGGCCTACGTAGCCGAGAAACACTACAAGCACGTGCCGGAACCGGAGAGCATCCCGGCCTCCGTTTTGGATTTCCTCATTCTGGGGATAGCCGTCAACTGCGCTTACACGACCAAGATCATG CCTCCGGAGAAAGAAGGCGGCCTCCCTCGGCAAGTGGGGAACAAAACCGAATGTGCCTTGCTGGGATTTTCCACCGACCTCAAGCGTGACTACCAGACCATTCGCAACGAGATCCCAGAGGAGAAGCTGTACAAGGTGTACACCTTCAACTCGGTGCGCAAATCCATGAGCACCGTGCTGAAGATGGCCGACGGCAGCTACCGGATGTTCAGCAAGGGCGCCTCGGAAATCCTCCTCAAAAA GTGCTATAAAATCCTGACGGCGTCCGGCGAGTCCAAGGTGTTTCGCCCGCGAGATCGAGACGACATGGTGAAGAAAGTGATCGAGCCCATGGCCTCCGAAGGACTGCGGACCATCTGCCTTGCATACCGAGATTTCGCCGTGAAGGACGGAGAGCCCGACTGGGACAACGAGACCGACATCCTCTCCGGGCTCACTTGCATCTGCGTGGTGGGCATCGAAGACCCAGTGAGGCCTGAG GTCCCAGACGCCATCAGAAAGTGCCAGCGCGCCGGCATCACGGTGCGGATGGTGACGGGCGACAACATCAACACGGCGCGCGCCATCGCCAGCAAGTGCGGCATCCTACAGCCCGGAGATGACTTCATCTGCTTGGAGGGCAAAGAGTTCAACCGACGGATACGCAATGAAAAGGGCGAG ATCGAGCAGGAGCGGATTGACAAAATCTGGCCCAAACTCCGAGTGCTGGCTCGTTCTTCCCCGACCGACAAGCACACTTTAGTCAAAG GTATTATCGACAGCACCGTGATTGAGCAGAGGCAAGTCGTGGCCGTCACGGGTGACGGCACCAACGACGGTCCCGCCTTGAAGAAAGCCGACGTCGGCTTCGCCATG GGTATCGCCGGCACTGACGTGGCCAAGGAAGCGTCCGATATCATCCTGACGGACGACAACTTTTCCAGCATCGTCAAGGCGGTCATGTGGGGGCGCAACGTTTACGACAGCATTTCCAAGTTCTTGCAATTTCAACTGACCGTCAACGTGGTGGCTGTCATCGTGGCGTTCACGGGCGCCTGCATCACACAG GACTCTCCACTGAAGGCAGTGCAGATGTTGTGGGTCAACCTGATCATGGACACTTTCGCCTCGCTGGCGctggccaccgagccgcctacggAAGCCCTGCTGCTCCGGAAACCATACGGCCGCAACAAGCCGCTCATCTCTCGCACCATGATGAAGAACATCCTGGGCCAGGGCGTGTACCAGCTGGTCATCATCTTCACGCTGCTCTTCGCCG GAGAGACCATGTTCGACATCGACAGTGGCAGGAAGGCGCCGCTCCGGGCGCCGCCATCGGAACACTACACCATCGTCTTCAACACGTTCGTCCTGATGCAGCTGTTCAATGAGATCAATGCCCGCAAGATCCACGGCGAACGCAACGTCTTTGATGGCATCTTCAACAACCTCATTTTCTGCAGCATTGTCTTCGGTACCTTCATCATCCAG ATTGTCATCGTGCAGTTTGGAGGGAAGCCGTTCAGCTGCGTGGCTCTCACCATCGACCAGTGGCTCTGGTGCACTTTCTTGGGTTTCGGCTCACTGCTGTGGGGACAG gtCATCTCGTCGATCCCCACGAGCCGCTTAAAGTTCCTGAAAACGGCGGGCCACGGCACCCAGAAGGAGGAGATCCCCGacgaggagctggaggagctcGACGACATGGACGAGATCGATCACGCCGAGCGGGAGCTCCGTCGCGGCCAGATCCTTTGGTTCCGCGGCCTCAATCGCATCCAGACTCAG ATCCGCGTGGTGAATGCATTCCGCAGCTCCATCTCCCTCTATGAGGGCCTGGAGAAGCCCGAGTCGCGGTCCTCCATCCACAACTTCATGACCCACCCAGAATTTCGGATAGAGGACTCTGAGCCGCACATCCCCCTCATAGACGACACGGACGCCGAGGACGACGCGCCCACCAAGCGCAACTCTGCCAGCCCCCGCAACATTTCGCCCGCGCCGCCCTCGCCGGCCAGCGCCGCCCCGCCTTCCGGCAGCCCCACcctcagccccgcctcccccaaCCAGAACAATAACGCTGTAGAGAGCAGCAACCACCTCCTCCCGGAGGCCACCAAAGCGGGCGAGACCCCCGTGCCGGGCAGCCCCTTACACAGCCTGGAGACCTCTCTTTGA
- the atp2b1a gene encoding plasma membrane calcium-transporting ATPase 1 isoform X3: protein MANNSYSGVKNSIVEANHDGDFGCTLKELRSLMELRGAEGLSKIGECYGDVHGLCSRLKTSPTDGLSGQPADIEKRKTVFGQNLIPPKKPKTFLQLVWEALQDVTLIILEVAAIISLGLSFYRPQDAEREDCGKAAGGGDDEHEAEAGWIEGAAILLSVICVVVVTAFNDWSKEKQFRGLQNRIEQEQKFTVVRGGQVIQIPVAEIVVGDVAQIKYGDLLPADGLLIQGNDLKIDESSLTGESDHVKKTHDRDLMLLSGTHVMEGSGKMVVTAVGVNSQTGIIFTLLGAAEDEDDDDDDDDEKKEKEDKKKQKKNKKQDGSIENRKKAKAQDGAAMEMQPLNSDEGADAEEKKKSTLPKKEKSVLQGKLTKLAVQIGKAGLVMSAITVIILVVLFVVDTFWIQNLPWVKACTPIYIQFFVKFFIIGVTVLVVAVPEGLPLAVTISLAYSVKKMMKDNNLVRHLDACETMGNATAICSDKTGTLTMNRMTVVQAYVAEKHYKHVPEPESIPASVLDFLILGIAVNCAYTTKIMPPEKEGGLPRQVGNKTECALLGFSTDLKRDYQTIRNEIPEEKLYKVYTFNSVRKSMSTVLKMADGSYRMFSKGASEILLKKCYKILTASGESKVFRPRDRDDMVKKVIEPMASEGLRTICLAYRDFAVKDGEPDWDNETDILSGLTCICVVGIEDPVRPEVPDAIRKCQRAGITVRMVTGDNINTARAIASKCGILQPGDDFICLEGKEFNRRIRNEKGEIEQERIDKIWPKLRVLARSSPTDKHTLVKGIIDSTVIEQRQVVAVTGDGTNDGPALKKADVGFAMGIAGTDVAKEASDIILTDDNFSSIVKAVMWGRNVYDSISKFLQFQLTVNVVAVIVAFTGACITQDSPLKAVQMLWVNLIMDTFASLALATEPPTEALLLRKPYGRNKPLISRTMMKNILGQGVYQLVIIFTLLFAGETMFDIDSGRKAPLRAPPSEHYTIVFNTFVLMQLFNEINARKIHGERNVFDGIFNNLIFCSIVFGTFIIQIVIVQFGGKPFSCVALTIDQWLWCTFLGFGSLLWGQVISSIPTSRLKFLKTAGHGTQKEEIPDEELEELDDMDEIDHAERELRRGQILWFRGLNRIQTQMDVVSAFQSGTSFQGALRRQASNSSQQQHDIRVVNAFRSSISLYEGLEKPESRSSIHNFMTHPEFRIEDSEPHIPLIDDTDAEDDAPTKRNSASPRNISPAPPSPASAAPPSGSPTLSPASPNQNNNAVESSNHLLPEATKAGETPVPGSPLHSLETSL from the exons ATGGCGAACAACTCGTACAGCGGCGTGAAGAACTCCATCGTGGAGGCCAACCACGATGGCGACTTTGGCTGCACGCTCAAAGAACTGCGCTCCCTCATGGAACTGCGAGGCGCGGAGGGCCTAAGCAAAATAGGGGAATGTTACGGAGACGTTCACGGACTCTGCAGCCGATTAAAAACCTCACCCACGGACG GTCTAAGTGGGCAGCCGGCAGACATCGAGAAACGGAAAACAGTGTTTGGGCAAAATTTGATACCGCCCAAAAAGCCCAAAACATTCTTGCAATTAGTGTGGGAGGCGCTGCAGGATGTCACGCTGATTATCCTGGAAGTGGCAGCCATAATTTCACTTGGCCTTTCTTTTTATAGACCTCAAGATGCTGAAAGAGAAG ACTGCGGGAAGGCCGCCGGCGGCGGGGACGACGAGCATGAGGCGGAGGCGGGCTGGATCGAGGGAGCTGCCATCCTGCTGTCGGTCATCTGCGTGGTGGTAGTGACGGCGTTCAACGACTGGAGCAAAGAGAAGCAGTTCCGCGGCCTCCAGAACCGCATCGAGCAAGAGCAGAAGTTCACCGTGGTCCGCGGCGGGCAGGTCATCCAGATCCCCGTTGCGGAGATTGTCGTAGGCGACGTCGCACAAATAAAATACG GGGACCTTTTGCCCGCCGATGGTCTCCTCATCCAAGGCAACGACTTGAAGATCGACGAGAGCTCGCTCACGGGCGAGTCGGACCATGTCAAGAAGACACATGATAGAGATTTAATGCTGTTATCAG GCACCCACGTGATGGAGGGCTCGGGGAAAATGGTGGTCACGGCGGTGGGCGTCAACTCTCAAACTGGAATTATTTTCACGCTGCTCGGCGCCGCCGAGGAcgaggatgacgacgacgacgatgacgacgaaaagaaggaaaaagaggacaagaagaagcagaagaaaa ACAAAAAGCAGGATGGCTCCATTGAAAACCGGAAGAAAG CAAAAGCGCAGGATGGCGCCGCCATGGAAATGCAGCCCCTGAACAGTGATGAGGGAGCCGATGCAGAAGAGAAGAAGAAATCCACTCTGCCTAAAAAAGAGAAATCTGTCCTCCAGGGCAAGCTGACCAAACTCGCCGTACAGATCGGCAAAGCGG GATTGGTGATGTCGGCCATCACCGTCATCATCCTGGTGGTGCTCTTTGTGGTCGACACCTTTTGGATCCAAAACCTCCCCTGGGTCAAGGCCTGCACGCCCATCTACATCCAGTTCTTTGTCAAATTCTTCATCATCGGCGTCACTGTGCTGGTGGTGGCCGTCCCCGAAGGCCTCCCGCTCGCCGTCACCATCTCCCTGGCGTACTCCGTCAAG AAAATGATGAAAGACAACAACCTGGTGCGTCACCTGGATGCCTGCGAGACAATGGGGAACGCCACGGCCATCTGCTCAGACAAGACGGGGACACTCACCATGAACCGCATGACGGTGGTGCAGGCCTACGTAGCCGAGAAACACTACAAGCACGTGCCGGAACCGGAGAGCATCCCGGCCTCCGTTTTGGATTTCCTCATTCTGGGGATAGCCGTCAACTGCGCTTACACGACCAAGATCATG CCTCCGGAGAAAGAAGGCGGCCTCCCTCGGCAAGTGGGGAACAAAACCGAATGTGCCTTGCTGGGATTTTCCACCGACCTCAAGCGTGACTACCAGACCATTCGCAACGAGATCCCAGAGGAGAAGCTGTACAAGGTGTACACCTTCAACTCGGTGCGCAAATCCATGAGCACCGTGCTGAAGATGGCCGACGGCAGCTACCGGATGTTCAGCAAGGGCGCCTCGGAAATCCTCCTCAAAAA GTGCTATAAAATCCTGACGGCGTCCGGCGAGTCCAAGGTGTTTCGCCCGCGAGATCGAGACGACATGGTGAAGAAAGTGATCGAGCCCATGGCCTCCGAAGGACTGCGGACCATCTGCCTTGCATACCGAGATTTCGCCGTGAAGGACGGAGAGCCCGACTGGGACAACGAGACCGACATCCTCTCCGGGCTCACTTGCATCTGCGTGGTGGGCATCGAAGACCCAGTGAGGCCTGAG GTCCCAGACGCCATCAGAAAGTGCCAGCGCGCCGGCATCACGGTGCGGATGGTGACGGGCGACAACATCAACACGGCGCGCGCCATCGCCAGCAAGTGCGGCATCCTACAGCCCGGAGATGACTTCATCTGCTTGGAGGGCAAAGAGTTCAACCGACGGATACGCAATGAAAAGGGCGAG ATCGAGCAGGAGCGGATTGACAAAATCTGGCCCAAACTCCGAGTGCTGGCTCGTTCTTCCCCGACCGACAAGCACACTTTAGTCAAAG GTATTATCGACAGCACCGTGATTGAGCAGAGGCAAGTCGTGGCCGTCACGGGTGACGGCACCAACGACGGTCCCGCCTTGAAGAAAGCCGACGTCGGCTTCGCCATG GGTATCGCCGGCACTGACGTGGCCAAGGAAGCGTCCGATATCATCCTGACGGACGACAACTTTTCCAGCATCGTCAAGGCGGTCATGTGGGGGCGCAACGTTTACGACAGCATTTCCAAGTTCTTGCAATTTCAACTGACCGTCAACGTGGTGGCTGTCATCGTGGCGTTCACGGGCGCCTGCATCACACAG GACTCTCCACTGAAGGCAGTGCAGATGTTGTGGGTCAACCTGATCATGGACACTTTCGCCTCGCTGGCGctggccaccgagccgcctacggAAGCCCTGCTGCTCCGGAAACCATACGGCCGCAACAAGCCGCTCATCTCTCGCACCATGATGAAGAACATCCTGGGCCAGGGCGTGTACCAGCTGGTCATCATCTTCACGCTGCTCTTCGCCG GAGAGACCATGTTCGACATCGACAGTGGCAGGAAGGCGCCGCTCCGGGCGCCGCCATCGGAACACTACACCATCGTCTTCAACACGTTCGTCCTGATGCAGCTGTTCAATGAGATCAATGCCCGCAAGATCCACGGCGAACGCAACGTCTTTGATGGCATCTTCAACAACCTCATTTTCTGCAGCATTGTCTTCGGTACCTTCATCATCCAG ATTGTCATCGTGCAGTTTGGAGGGAAGCCGTTCAGCTGCGTGGCTCTCACCATCGACCAGTGGCTCTGGTGCACTTTCTTGGGTTTCGGCTCACTGCTGTGGGGACAG gtCATCTCGTCGATCCCCACGAGCCGCTTAAAGTTCCTGAAAACGGCGGGCCACGGCACCCAGAAGGAGGAGATCCCCGacgaggagctggaggagctcGACGACATGGACGAGATCGATCACGCCGAGCGGGAGCTCCGTCGCGGCCAGATCCTTTGGTTCCGCGGCCTCAATCGCATCCAGACTCAG atggatgtagtgagtGCGTTCCAGAGCGGAACTTCCTTTCAGGGGGCTCTGAGGCGTCAGGCCTCCAACTCCAGCCAGCAGCAGCACGAT ATCCGCGTGGTGAATGCATTCCGCAGCTCCATCTCCCTCTATGAGGGCCTGGAGAAGCCCGAGTCGCGGTCCTCCATCCACAACTTCATGACCCACCCAGAATTTCGGATAGAGGACTCTGAGCCGCACATCCCCCTCATAGACGACACGGACGCCGAGGACGACGCGCCCACCAAGCGCAACTCTGCCAGCCCCCGCAACATTTCGCCCGCGCCGCCCTCGCCGGCCAGCGCCGCCCCGCCTTCCGGCAGCCCCACcctcagccccgcctcccccaaCCAGAACAATAACGCTGTAGAGAGCAGCAACCACCTCCTCCCGGAGGCCACCAAAGCGGGCGAGACCCCCGTGCCGGGCAGCCCCTTACACAGCCTGGAGACCTCTCTTTGA